From a region of the Candidatus Eisenbacteria bacterium genome:
- a CDS encoding NmrA/HSCARG family protein has product MAEKKILAVLGATGAQGGGLVRAIRHDPGGGFAARAITRNPNSEKARALASMGVEVVSADADDPASLTKAFEGAHGAYCVTNFWEHMSPEREFAQAGNMAKSAKAARLRHVIWSTLEDTRRHVPLTDNRMPTLMKKYKVPHFDAKGEANRFFAESGVPTTLFLTSFYWDNLVHFGMGPKKGEDGRVYFHLPMGERKLPGIAAEDIGKCAYGIFREGNGRAGRTVGVSGEHLSGAEMAAALTRALGREVLYNPVPFDVYRGLGFPGAEDLGNMFQFNHDFEEVFRGSRAIEEARKLNPSLLTFADWIAANKERITIQ; this is encoded by the coding sequence ATGGCTGAGAAGAAGATACTCGCGGTTCTGGGCGCGACGGGCGCGCAGGGAGGGGGCCTCGTCCGCGCGATTCGGCACGATCCCGGCGGCGGTTTCGCCGCGCGGGCGATCACGCGAAATCCGAATTCGGAGAAGGCGAGGGCGCTCGCGTCGATGGGAGTCGAGGTGGTCTCGGCCGACGCGGACGACCCGGCGAGCTTGACGAAGGCATTCGAGGGCGCCCACGGAGCGTACTGCGTCACCAACTTCTGGGAGCACATGTCGCCCGAGAGGGAGTTTGCGCAGGCGGGGAACATGGCGAAGTCGGCGAAGGCGGCGCGCCTCCGGCACGTGATCTGGTCCACGCTCGAGGACACGCGCCGGCACGTTCCCCTCACCGACAATCGCATGCCCACGCTCATGAAGAAGTACAAGGTGCCGCACTTCGACGCGAAGGGAGAGGCGAACCGTTTCTTCGCGGAGAGCGGCGTTCCGACCACTTTGTTCCTCACCTCGTTCTACTGGGACAACTTGGTCCACTTCGGCATGGGCCCGAAGAAGGGAGAGGACGGCAGGGTGTATTTCCACTTGCCGATGGGGGAGAGGAAGCTTCCGGGGATCGCCGCCGAGGATATCGGGAAGTGCGCCTACGGCATCTTCCGGGAAGGGAACGGGCGCGCGGGGCGGACGGTCGGGGTCTCGGGCGAGCATCTGAGCGGAGCCGAGATGGCCGCTGCGCTCACGAGGGCGCTCGGACGAGAGGTCCTCTACAACCCGGTCCCGTTCGACGTCTATCGCGGTCTCGGCTTTCCGGGCGCCGAGGATCTCGGCAACATGTTTCAGTTCAACCACGATTTCGAAGAGGTCTTCCGCGGATCGCGCGCGATTGAGGAGGCGCGCAAGCTGAACCCGT